GGAATCCGGCATCGGCCCAGATGCCTTGGACACGCATATTCCGCAATTGCGTGGATGTGATGACCCGATCGGCGCCCAGGATCGAGGCGTGGGTGACGTAGGCTTCGAGCAGCCGTCGATACGTCCCCCGCCCCTGCTGTGCAGGTTCGACCGCGTTGAGAATGATCTCGCTCGTTCCAGGCTCCGATCGGCCGCCAATGATGAAGCCCGTCAGGCGGCCGGCTTCGACGGCTCCGAGCGCCAGACGGCCTTCGCTGGGCTCGGACAACAGCCGCCCCGCCCAGTCGGCATAGGCGTCGGTCGCCGCCACGTCGGACAGGCGCGGGTCGGCATGGTAGCGCCCGAGATATTTGTCGAAGGCTACGCGCGCGATGCTGCTGCACGCTTCGGCGTCTTGCTGATCAAGGAAGCGAACCTCCGCCGCTTCGCCGTCCGCGCCGTTCGGCGATGCCGCCGGGCTTGGAAGCGAAAGGCGGTGATAGACCAGTGTGTCGACCAGGCGGAAGCCGAGTCCCTCCAACTCCTGGACCTGCGCGATCTCGCCGGCATCGATGCGCGCACTGAGCACCTGCACGCCGGAACGATCGGCCGACGCCACCGCGTTCCGCCACTGCGTTCGCCCGCGCCCAGTTTCCAGAATTCCGAACGTCACTCCGAAGCGGCGGCTCTCGAGTTCGCTCGGGCGCCAGCCATCGCCTTCCGGTGCGCGACCCTCGCCACCATCCTCAGTTTCGCTCAAAGGCGCTCCGTCGACATCAGGTTGGCCGTCGTTTCCATCACCCGGATCCGGGGGCGATCCTGCACTTCGGTGAAGATGCGACCGATGTAGAAACCGTGCACCCCGAGCGCCGACAGGATCAGCCCGCCGACGAACCAGATCGACAGCATCAGGCTGGTCCAGCCGGCGACCTTGATCACCCCTGACGCCCACGCGACGAAGACGATCAGCGCGATACCCGCTGACAGGCCGGACAGGGCTAGGCCCGCCAGAACGCTGAATTTCAGCGGCCGGTCGGAGAAGCGGATGATCAAAGCGACGGCCAAGCGCAGCAGCTGGCTGAGTCCGTAGGACGAGCGTCCTTCCGCCCGCGGCGCGCGCGGGACTACCAGAGATCGCCGCTCCAGCCCCGTCATCACCGTCATTGCCGGCAGGAAGACTTCCTTGTCGCGGAACGCCAGCAGATTGGTGACCATGCGCTCGCTGTAGAGGCCGAAGTTGCCGGCGTTCACTCCGACCTTCAGGCCCGTTATGGCGCGGAGAAGGGCGGCGAACAGGCGTGAGGCGGTGCGGCGCCACCAGCTGTCGCGCCACTCGCCCCGGTCGACAATGACGGCATCGCAGCCACCTTCGCGCGCCACATCGACCATCCGCAACAACATCGCGGGATCGTCCTGCAGGTCGCAATCGATGACCGCCACCCAGTCGCCCCGGGCGTGCGCCAATCCGGCCCAGATGGCGAGGTGCTGGCCGTGATTGCGCATCAGTCGCACCCCGCGCACCCGCTCGTCAGCGGCCGCCAGGGCCTCGATCACCGGCCACGGCTCGCCCGGCCCGCGATCGTCCACGAACAGCACCTCCCAGCGCAGTTCGTGCCCGTCGAGTGTCTCACGCACCCGCCGAACGATCTCCGGGAGGCAGCTGGTGCAATTGTAGACCGGAGAAACGACGCTGATCAGCATGCCGCGCCGGATCGGTCCAGCCTTGTCACGACCCGCAGGCAGGTGTCGAGGACCCGCTCGATCTCGTCTTCCAGGTCGAAGAACATCGGCAGCCGGACCAGCCGCTCGGCAGTCCTGTCGGTGTGCTCCATCGCACCGGCACTGCGCCCGAAGCGCTGGCCGCCCGGGGAAGAATGGAGCGGGACATAGTGGAACGGCGTCCCGATCCCTTCCTCACGCATCGCCGCGATAAAGGCACTCCGCTGGGCTGCGCTCCGCAGCAGGAGGTAGAACATGTGCCCGTTGCCGCGCACCGCCGGGCTCCAGCGCGGAAGGCCGATCCCGTGGCGCGCCGGGAGTATCGCGAGGCCTTCGAGATACCGGTCGAACAACCGCCGGCGCCGCCGGGTGATCTCGCCGACCTGTTCCAGCTGGCCGTGCAGGAAGGCGGCGATCAGCTCGCCTGGAAGATAGGAGGAGCCAAGGTCGACCCAGGTGTATTTGTCGACCAGGCCGTCGATGAACTGGCTACGATTGGTGCCCTTTTCGCGGATGATCCGGGCGCGGTCGACGAGGTCGGAAGTATTGAGGGTCAGCGCGCCGCCCTCGCCGCTGAGGATGTTCTTGGTCTCGTGGAAGCTGAACGCGCCCATGTCGCCGAGGCTGCCGGCCGGCCGGCCCTTGTAGGTCGAACCGAGCGCCTGCGCGGCATCCTCCACCAGCAGCAAGTCGCGCGGGCTGGCGATATCGGCGAGGGCATCCATGTCCGCCGGGAAACCGGCATAATGGACGGCGAAGATCGCCCGCGTTCGCGGGGTGACCGCCTCCGCGACCCTGGCGGGATTGAGGTTGAGCGTGGCGGGATCAATGTCCACGAACACCGGGGTCGCGCCGCGAAGCACCACCGCATTGGCGGTCGACACGAACGTGAAGGATGGGAGGATGACCTCGTCGCCGGGCTTGAGGTCGCACAGGATGGCAGCCATTTCGAGTGCCGCCGTCCCGCTGTGCGTCAGGAGCGCGGAGGCGGAGCCGGCCAGCCGAGCGATGATGGCGTTGCACTCGGCGGTGAAGTGGCCGTCCCCCGACAGCTGCCCGCGCTCGATCGCCTCCACGATGTTGTTGAGTTCGCGGCCGACGAGCGACGGGCGGTTGAAGGGTATGGACGCATTGCGTGGCGCCGCCACCGCATGCTGTTCCTCTACAGACAGGCGGTTCAACTGCACTCGCACGCTAGAATTCTGCGGCATTCCTCTCCTCCCCGAATGGGCAGGGCTATAGGAGCTGGTCAGTTAAAACAATGATGACAGTGCAAGCCCTTGCGCGGGTGCGAGGGACTTTGGATAAAGGTTTGACACCTGGGGGAGTGGAAGCGTGGCCATGGTAAGAGCAGCCAGTGGATCTGGCGGCGTAAACGACTCCGCCAGGCAGTCCGCATCAGATACCGAACGGAGGGTCGGCTTCACCCAAATTCACGTCGCCGCCCTTGCCGTGCTGGTCACAAGCTGGTTCGCCGCAAGTATGCAGCTGACGGTCGAGCCCGACGAGGCGTGGATCCTCCTCAGCACGGCCGAGACCTGGGGGGTCCGAGTACCCCAGACCATCGCGACCGGCGTTCCGACCATCACCACCGGCGGGCTGCACCTGATCACTCACGGTTTTCTGGCGCTGTTCACCCTCGACATTCTCGCGCATCGCGCGATCACGATCGCTGCCGGCACCGCCATGCTGTTCCTCGGCTTTCGGATCTTCCGAGCGGCGGAACATGATCACGGCCTGGCGCTGGCCGGAACGGTGCTGATGGCCGCAACGCCGGGCATCCTGCTCCAGGCCAGTCTTGCCCTGGGCGAAGTCATGGCGTTCACGCTGCTGCTGGCGTCAGCCGCGCATTGGACCTGGCATGGCCGCAACTCGGCCTCGGCGGCACTGGTCACCGGCCTGCTGTTGGGCCTTGCCTGCGCCACCCGGATCAATCTCCTGGTGTCGCTCGGCGCGTTTCTGCTGTTCGTTCTGGTCTTTCACTGGGGCGACTGGGCCAAGCTGCGCCATGCCGCTGTGGCCTTGGTGGTCGCCCTCCTTGCGAATGGAGCCATAACCGCGCTCCACTACTGGTCCGGCGGCGGCGGCCTGGGCGAGCGCGAGACGACGCTCCTCAGCGTCGCAACCGGCGCACGCACCGTACGCGACCTGCCGTACCTGCTCGAATCGTTTGAAGTCGCCAACCAGCTCTTTCCGTTCCTCCTTGTGGCAGGCATCGCCCTGGCCTGGCTGTTCCGCCGCACCGTCCCCAGAAAGGACGAGGGCGCCCGCGCCAGCGATCTTGCCGGGCTGCTGATCACCATCGGAGGGGCGATGTTGCTTGCGTGGGTGGTGCAGGCGCCGATCCCCCACCTGCGCTACCTATGGCCCGCGACAGCGTGCCTGTGGACCGGCGGCATCCTCGTCCTGCTCGACTGGTTCAATAGCCCTCACAAGCGCCAAACCCGGGCAATGCTGCACCTTTTGGTGGTGGTCGCTTTCTTCGGTTCCTTCGCAAGCAACGTCAGGGCCCTGCTGGTCGGTGACAGCGTGATCCTGGCCTATCAGTTCATGGGCTTGAGCCCCCGTTACGCTGCTCCAGGCCAGCCCCAGGGGTTCGACTCCATGCTCCAGAAGAAGCAGGCGCAATTGGTCGCCGATCTGCCTCCGATCGCGCGCATCGAAGCGTTGGCCCCCGAAACCGCCATGCCGACTGTCCTGTTGAGTGGAAGGTCCGTCTACCCCCTCGACCGGGCGCCAAGGTCTGGAGGCGAGCGCGTCTTGATCACGACCCCGGCGGACTACCGCATCTGGAACCCGGGCCCGCGCTTCAGTGATTGGCGGGCGCGTCATACGCGCGAGGTGTTTGCCATAGGCGGCCATGCGCTTCTGCACGTCGAACCTTCGGCTCCGCCGGCACCCCACGATCGTCGATCACTCGGCAGCCACACTTTGTAGCCATCCCCTGGCAACGCCTTGCGGAATGTCAGGACCTCGCCCCCGACTGCTCGCCGGTGATAAGGCGGCGCGGGTTCAGATGCGCCTTCGAGGTTGCTGGCCAAATCTATGATGTCGGACCAGCCGAGAGCGAACTGCTGTCAGACTTCGGCGCAATCGGAGTCGGGTGTCCCATACTCATCCGCCATCGTTCACTTCCGACTGCAATGCTGCAATGCCTCCCTAATGTCCGCAATGGGCAGACGTTCGGTCTTGATGCCTACAGTGATTGAACGAGGGACATCCGGTTCCGCTTTGGCCCGTCCTTTACCCTCTTTCCGAGGAGACTGGAGCCACCGGAGGCGGAGGCGGCGTAGCTATGCAGAACGGATCGCCACAATATGACGTGGACTTGTCTGTTCCGGGTTTTTCATAAAGACATATACGCTGATCGATCTGCCTCTGAATACAGCAGCGCTGTTAGAGGAGAGCCTCAGTTGCTGCAAAAGCTGCCGCCCGATCGCATTTTCTCTGAGCCTAGCTGGAAGCACCTCATAGATGCGGCAGTCCTGCAGCGCTCCGTCTGCCCGCGGCATGCAGTCCGCCCGGAATGTCGCCTCGTGAGGTAGCTGTGACCAAGACACAGTACCAAGACTGGTTGCTGCAGGCACCTGCTGCCAATTAGCCTGTGCGACCTCTCCGGAGACTATGGCCGCTCCGATAACTTCGAACGTCGCGGTCGTTGTAGGTTGAACTGCGGTGATCGCCGCGCCGAGCATGGATAAGAACATCAGCGTCGCCTACACCCTATATTCTTCCATGCAGACCTGCCCGCGCCGACAACCTAGTTCAGCCACCTTGCGAAACTCGACCATGTGCTCAGAGGAAACCTCTCCAGACCCACTGACTACGACGGAAACCGGTGGTCGTGGCGCCTGCGCCTGCACGGCCAAGAGGGCAGCAACGATAATCATGGGCGAACTCCTCGATAGCGGAGGTTACGATCATCACCTTGAATGGCAATCAGGTGGAAGCAGTGGATGTTGGCAATGTGTCGTAGGCAGACCTTCATCCTCGATGTCCGGAAGTCATGGAAAGCCGGCGCTCGCTGTGCCATTCCCAAATGATGATACCGAAGTGGCTTTCCGCGACCTTCACCGCCCTCGTCGCCGCGATCGGCTCGCCTTCGCACGCCGCCCAGCCGACCTACGCCGAGGGGCAGGTGTGGGAATATCGGACACGAGCGCAGGACACTGGTTCGCTGCTGAAGATACAACGGATCAGCAACCTGGGGCCTGAGGTCGTCTACCATGTGAGCGTCATTGGCCTGGGTATGCGTCGACGCGATATCCCGGGTGTCTTGCAGCACGCACCGGTCTCTCGCTCGAGCCTTGATGAGAGCGTGACAAAGCTGTCTTCGCGCAGCTTTCCGGCGACCGACTTCGAGGAAGGCGTGGCGGAGTGGCAGCGTGCCGGGGGAGGTGTGTTCACCATTCCTATCGCGAAGATCATTGACCTCCTTGAGGAGCAAACGAACAGCGTGACTGCCGAGCTCTGATCCCCGGCAGCCTCCCTTTCCTCTCGGCTAATGCCGGCGTCCCTGCCTGCTGCTTAACACCCCAAGTCCAGCCGTCCAGCTTGCTCCGCGGCGCCAATCCGCTACACGGCGCCATGCCTGATATCGAGACGATCCTCGACGAGCTCGAGACCATCTTCGACCGCTCCGTTCTCAACCTTCGCCGTGCGCTCGCCGACTATGTCCGCGACGGGATCAAGCCCGAGCCGCAGGCGCGGGCCGACGGCTGCTTCGCCTATCCCGAGTTGCGGATCGACTATGATCCCGACAGCCCGCCGCCGCTTCCGGCGCGTGCCTTCGCCCGGCTGAACCAGCCCGGCATCTACGCCGCCAGCATTGCCCGCCCCAAGCTTTTCCGCGACTATCTGCGCACCCAGCTGAAGCATCTCGCCGCCGACTATGACGTCAGGATCAGCGTCGGCCGCTCGGCCAGCGAAATCCCCTACCCCTACGTCCTCGACGCCGGCGACGACCTGAAGCTGGGCGGCATCCAGTCGGCTGAGCTCGGGCGCTGGTTCCCGACCACCGAGCTGGTCCACATCGGCGACGAGATCGCCGACGGCGACTGGGACATGAGCCGCCATTCCGCACGCCCGCTCGCCCTGTTCGACGGCCCGCGTACCGACTTCAGCCTGGCCCGGTTGCGCCACTATACCGGCACCCCGACCGAGCATTTCCAGCGCTTCGTCCTGTTCACCAATTACGTCCGCTATGTCGATGAATTCGTTCGCTTTGCCGCCGACGCACTGCGCCAGGAAGGAAGCCGGTACCAGGCGTTGAGCGTGCCCGGCGGACGCTACGAGCGGGGCATGCTGGAGAATGCCGAGGCCGAGATCGCCTCGGGTTCGTGGCGGCGTTACCAGATGCCGGCCTATCACCTGATCGGTCCCAACGGCGATGACGGCATCACCCTCGTCAATATCGGCGTCGGCCCGTCCAACGCCAAGACGATCTGCGACCACATCGCCGTCCTGCGGCCCGAAGTGTGGCTGATGATCGGGCATTGCGGCGGTCTCCGCCCGAGCCAGACGATCGGCGACTATGTCCTCGCCCACGCCTATCTGCGCGACGACCATGTGCTCGACGGCATCCTCCCTGTCGAGATTCCTATCCCCGCCATCGCTGAGGTCCAGACCGCGTTGTTCAATGCCGCGGCCAAGGTGACCGGGGAGGATGAGGACAGCCTCAAGAAGCGGCTTCGGACCGGCACCGTGGTCACCACCGACGACCGCAATTGGGAGCTTCGCTACACCGCCAGTGCGCTCCGCTTCAACCAGAGCCGGGCGGTGGCGATCGACATGGAGAGCGCCACCGTCGCGGCCCAGGGCTATCGCTTCCGTGTGCCCTACGGGACCCTGCTGTGCGTGTCGGACAAGCCGCTCCACGGCGAGCTCAAGCTGCCCGGTCAGGCCAATGCCTTTTACGAGCGGGCGATCAGCCAGCACCTGCGGATCGGGATCGAGACCCTCGCCCTCCTTCGCGAGGAAGGCGACGCCTTGCACAGCCGCAAGCTGCGCAGCTTCGACGAGCCGCCCTTCCGCTAGGCCCAGGAAAAAGGGGCCCGGCATCGGCTGCCAGGCCCCTTTTGATTACCGAAGCTGAGCGGGATTTAGCCGCGCTCGCCGGCCTGCTGCTGCTGCGGGGCAGGCGGCTGGTTGGTCGCATTGGCGAGCCAGCGGCTGGTCGCGCCACAGCTCGACGTCGCGGTTACCGGCTGACCGGCCTGGAACGGCTGGTTGTACGGGAAGCACTCCTGGGCACCGCCGGTGCTGAGGCACAACTGGCCGGCATTGGCGGTCCAGCTGGCAGGCACGACATTGCCGCTCGGAGTCGAGATACGGGCAGTGCCGCCGGGCTCGAACGTCACATTGTTCACGACCCCGTTGGTTTCCACCTGAACAGACTGACCAACGATTTCAGAGCCGGGTACGTACTGCGCGGCGGCACCGCTGGCGAACAGCGAGGCGGCGGCAACCCCTGCGATCAAAGACATTCTGGTCATCGCGACACTCCCCACCTGTTGAACGAACGTTGATATCCGTTACCCGAAGGCAAACGGCTTCTAGCCGCTAAACTCCTCACTTCCGATTGAAGTTGCAAGCGTTCTTTATTCCTTCGTTTTGCGCAGTCGTCCTTGTCGTTCCCCGGATGGTACGTATGGACAGCGCCAGTGCTGCGCGGTGGGAGTAGGGAATGTCGGATCAGCATATCGTCGTGATCGGACTTGGGTACGTCGGCTTGCCACTGGCCGTCGCCCTTGCCGGTCACCTGCGCGTCACCGGCTTCGACATCGATTCCAGCCGGATCGCAGAGCTGCGACGCCACGAGGACCGCACCCGCGAGGTGGAGCCTGCGCGGCTTGAGGCTTCGAGTCTAGCCCTGACCGACGATCCGGGACAGGCGCGCGGCGCTGACGTCTACATCGTCACCGTCCCTACCCCGGTCGACGAATCCAACCAGCCCGACCTACGTCCGCTGCTGTCGGCGACCCGCAGCGTCGCGGCGATGATCGATCCCGCCCGCCCCGCCATCATCGTCTACGAAAGCACCGTCTATCCGGGCGTGACCGAAGACATTTGCGGCCCCGAACTGGAGCGGGTGTCCGGGCTGAAGCGCGGCACTCACTTCCGCCTCGGCTACAGTCCCGAGCGGATCAATCCCGGCGACCGCGAGCATACCGTCGACCGCATCGTCAAGGTCGTCGCGGGCGAGGATGCGGAGACGACCGCCCTCCTCGGCGTCATGTACGGCAAGATGAACGGCGGACGCATCTTTCCGGCGGCGTCGATCAAGGCGGCCGAGGCGGCTAAGGTGATCGAGAATGCGCAGCGCGACATCAACATCGCCTTCATCAACGAGATCACCCAGATCTTCTCCAAGCTCGGCCTCAGCACCTGGGACGTGCTCGAAGCGGCCCGGACCAAGTGGAACTTCCTGCCCTTCGAACCCGGGCTGGTCGGCGGCCACTGCATCGGCGTCGACCCCTACTATCTCGCCCACCGCGCCCGCGAGCTGGGTCACGAACCCCGGATCATCCTCGCCGGCCGGGAAACCAACGATGGCATGGGAGCATGGGTCGCCGATCGACTTCACGAGCGCCTCGGAAACCGGGCCGGGCGGGTGCTGGTGCTTGGCCTGACCTTCAAGGAGAATGTGCCCGATCTCCGCAACAGCCGTGTGATAGACGTGGTCAATCGCCTGCGCTGGCTGGGTCACGAAGTGCTGGTGGCCGATCCCCTCGCCGACCCTGCCGAAGCCTTTCACGAATATGGCCTCGAATTGGCCGATCCTGACAGGCTGTACGACAAGGTTGATCTGGTGCTCGGCGCCGTGGCCCATGCCGATTATCGCGGCTGGAGCGAGGACAGGGTCACCGCCCTGCTCAAGGACGGCGGACAGGTCGCCGACCTGAAGCGCCTATGGCCCTGGGTTGAAGAGTCGACACGGGGCGGATGGACGCTTTAAGGTTCGCCTCTTCGTTGGGTTGTAGCTGATGGTGGCGTTAACACCCGTATCGCATGTGCGGCGCGACAGCTGGCTTGGCCGTCGGCGGGTCCAGTTGATTGGCGCCGTCCTGCTCGCCGCGTTCCTGCCGCTTGCCATTCGCCTTCTCATCCGGCCCGATACTTTGTGGATATCGAGCGTCAACGCGTTCTGGGCCAATCTGGTCGCGGTCTGCCTTGCGCTGTGGCTGCGGCTCAGCGTCGAGCCCTATCCCGGCATCCGCTCGAGCCTGGTCATCTTGCCGACCTGCGCCGCAGCGCATGCGGCGGTGCTGGCATTCTTCTTCTTCACCCGCCTGCCCTACGACCGGGTCGCCTTCATCGCCGGGTTCGGTCTTCATGTCGCCTGGTTTTATGTCGTCTATTTCATGGTGCAGCGGCGAACCATCTTGCAGATCGGAGTGGTTCCGATCGGCGACTGGCAGAAGCTCGTGGCACTGGAGGGCGTCGGCTGGATCACGCTCGACGAGCCGCGGATCGACCTCGCTTCGCGCTGCGACGCGATCGTGGCTGACTTCTCCGCCGACCTGTCGCCCAAGTGGGAGTCTTTTCTCGCCGATGCGGCGCTGGCAGGCCTGATCGTCTACCAGGTCAAGCCGCTCGCCGAATCGCTCACCGGCCGGGTCGAGATCGACCATCTGTCGGAAAACAGCTTCGGATCGCTGGTTCCGGCAAAGGGCTATTTCCATCTCAAGACCGTGATCGACTTAGTCGCGGTGCTGATCGCCCTGCCCGTGCTGCTGCCGATCATGCTGATCGCCGCGCTCGCGATCGTGGTCGACGATGGTGGCCCCGTCTTCTTCCGCCAGCGCCGGATCGGTCATCGCGGCACGCCGTTCCATGTCTTCAAGTTTCGGACGATGAGGGTCGAGATCAAGGGCAGCGGTAACGATGCGCGCCAGGCGGCGATGACCGGCGCCCTGGACCCGCGCATCACCCGGGTCGGGGGCTTTCTGCGCAAGAGCCGGATCGACGAGCTGCCGCAGGTGTTCAATATCCTGGCGGCGCAGATGAGCTGGATCGGCCCGCGTCCCGAAGCCGAAGTCCTCAGCCACTGGTACGTCGGGGAGATCCCCTTCTACCGCTACCGCCACGTGGTGAAGCCGGGCATTTCGGGCTGGGCCCAGACCAACCAGGGCCATGTCGCCGAGGTCGAGGACATCCACCGCAAGCTCCAGTACGACTTCTACTACATCAAATATTTCTCTCCGTTCCTCGACCTCTTGATCCTGTTCAAGACGCTCAAGACGATGGCGACGGGCTTCGGCGCCCGCTGACCCCGGCCGCCTTCGCAAGGGGCGCCATCGCCGCTAAGGGCATGGCATGACGCAGGATATCCACATCATTGGCGGCGGGCTGGCCGGCTCGGAAGCGGCGTGGCAGCTGGCCGAGGCCGGGTTGAAGGTCCGCCTTAGCGAAATGCGCGGCGGCGGCGATATGACGCCGGCGCACGAAAGCGATCGTCTCGCCGAGATGGTCTGCTCCAACAGCTTCCGTTCGGACGACGCGGAGAACAATGCGGTCGGACTCCTGCATCAGGAGATGCGACGGCTTGGCAGCCTGGTCATGGCCCAGGCCGACGCGACCAAGGTCCCGGCCGGATCGGCGCTCGCCGTCGATCGCGACGGCTTCGCCGCACGGGTGACCGAGAAGCTCGAAGGGCATCCCAATATCACGATCGTCCGCGAGCGGATCGATGCCCTGCCCGATCACCCCTGCATCATCGCCACCGGCCCGCTGACCGGTTCTGCGCTGGCCGAAGCGATCGCCGCAGAGACCGGCCGCGACGCGCTGGCCTTTTTCGACGCGATCGCGCCGATCGTGCACGGCGACAGCATCGACATGTCGGTGGCGTGGAAGGCCGCCCGCTGGAACAAGGGCGGCGACGACTACATCAACTGCCCGCTCACGAAGGAGCAATATCACGCCTTCGTCGAAGCGCTGAATG
Above is a window of Sphingomonas glaciei DNA encoding:
- a CDS encoding GNAT family N-acetyltransferase yields the protein MSETEDGGEGRAPEGDGWRPSELESRRFGVTFGILETGRGRTQWRNAVASADRSGVQVLSARIDAGEIAQVQELEGLGFRLVDTLVYHRLSLPSPAASPNGADGEAAEVRFLDQQDAEACSSIARVAFDKYLGRYHADPRLSDVAATDAYADWAGRLLSEPSEGRLALGAVEAGRLTGFIIGGRSEPGTSEIILNAVEPAQQGRGTYRRLLEAYVTHASILGADRVITSTQLRNMRVQGIWADAGFRLFHSILTLHRWAD
- a CDS encoding glycosyltransferase family 2 protein is translated as MLISVVSPVYNCTSCLPEIVRRVRETLDGHELRWEVLFVDDRGPGEPWPVIEALAAADERVRGVRLMRNHGQHLAIWAGLAHARGDWVAVIDCDLQDDPAMLLRMVDVAREGGCDAVIVDRGEWRDSWWRRTASRLFAALLRAITGLKVGVNAGNFGLYSERMVTNLLAFRDKEVFLPAMTVMTGLERRSLVVPRAPRAEGRSSYGLSQLLRLAVALIIRFSDRPLKFSVLAGLALSGLSAGIALIVFVAWASGVIKVAGWTSLMLSIWFVGGLILSALGVHGFYIGRIFTEVQDRPRIRVMETTANLMSTERL
- the rffA gene encoding dTDP-4-amino-4,6-dideoxygalactose transaminase, which encodes MPQNSSVRVQLNRLSVEEQHAVAAPRNASIPFNRPSLVGRELNNIVEAIERGQLSGDGHFTAECNAIIARLAGSASALLTHSGTAALEMAAILCDLKPGDEVILPSFTFVSTANAVVLRGATPVFVDIDPATLNLNPARVAEAVTPRTRAIFAVHYAGFPADMDALADIASPRDLLLVEDAAQALGSTYKGRPAGSLGDMGAFSFHETKNILSGEGGALTLNTSDLVDRARIIREKGTNRSQFIDGLVDKYTWVDLGSSYLPGELIAAFLHGQLEQVGEITRRRRRLFDRYLEGLAILPARHGIGLPRWSPAVRGNGHMFYLLLRSAAQRSAFIAAMREEGIGTPFHYVPLHSSPGGQRFGRSAGAMEHTDRTAERLVRLPMFFDLEDEIERVLDTCLRVVTRLDRSGAAC
- a CDS encoding AMP nucleosidase, yielding MPDIETILDELETIFDRSVLNLRRALADYVRDGIKPEPQARADGCFAYPELRIDYDPDSPPPLPARAFARLNQPGIYAASIARPKLFRDYLRTQLKHLAADYDVRISVGRSASEIPYPYVLDAGDDLKLGGIQSAELGRWFPTTELVHIGDEIADGDWDMSRHSARPLALFDGPRTDFSLARLRHYTGTPTEHFQRFVLFTNYVRYVDEFVRFAADALRQEGSRYQALSVPGGRYERGMLENAEAEIASGSWRRYQMPAYHLIGPNGDDGITLVNIGVGPSNAKTICDHIAVLRPEVWLMIGHCGGLRPSQTIGDYVLAHAYLRDDHVLDGILPVEIPIPAIAEVQTALFNAAAKVTGEDEDSLKKRLRTGTVVTTDDRNWELRYTASALRFNQSRAVAIDMESATVAAQGYRFRVPYGTLLCVSDKPLHGELKLPGQANAFYERAISQHLRIGIETLALLREEGDALHSRKLRSFDEPPFR
- a CDS encoding nucleotide sugar dehydrogenase — translated: MSDQHIVVIGLGYVGLPLAVALAGHLRVTGFDIDSSRIAELRRHEDRTREVEPARLEASSLALTDDPGQARGADVYIVTVPTPVDESNQPDLRPLLSATRSVAAMIDPARPAIIVYESTVYPGVTEDICGPELERVSGLKRGTHFRLGYSPERINPGDREHTVDRIVKVVAGEDAETTALLGVMYGKMNGGRIFPAASIKAAEAAKVIENAQRDINIAFINEITQIFSKLGLSTWDVLEAARTKWNFLPFEPGLVGGHCIGVDPYYLAHRARELGHEPRIILAGRETNDGMGAWVADRLHERLGNRAGRVLVLGLTFKENVPDLRNSRVIDVVNRLRWLGHEVLVADPLADPAEAFHEYGLELADPDRLYDKVDLVLGAVAHADYRGWSEDRVTALLKDGGQVADLKRLWPWVEESTRGGWTL
- a CDS encoding sugar transferase, which codes for MVALTPVSHVRRDSWLGRRRVQLIGAVLLAAFLPLAIRLLIRPDTLWISSVNAFWANLVAVCLALWLRLSVEPYPGIRSSLVILPTCAAAHAAVLAFFFFTRLPYDRVAFIAGFGLHVAWFYVVYFMVQRRTILQIGVVPIGDWQKLVALEGVGWITLDEPRIDLASRCDAIVADFSADLSPKWESFLADAALAGLIVYQVKPLAESLTGRVEIDHLSENSFGSLVPAKGYFHLKTVIDLVAVLIALPVLLPIMLIAALAIVVDDGGPVFFRQRRIGHRGTPFHVFKFRTMRVEIKGSGNDARQAAMTGALDPRITRVGGFLRKSRIDELPQVFNILAAQMSWIGPRPEAEVLSHWYVGEIPFYRYRHVVKPGISGWAQTNQGHVAEVEDIHRKLQYDFYYIKYFSPFLDLLILFKTLKTMATGFGAR